The following are from one region of the Thermofilum sp. genome:
- a CDS encoding DUF1616 domain-containing protein, with translation MKEGKLWNLVQERARSRGLLNACLDLYKAWAEGELALEDPSPPLTLPEYLVRPDYSLWLWTLLSLATLTAVVVWVTENGFAPLLPLRYVLGSIAVLFLPGYSLVEALYPKAGDLEPLERLALSIGLSLALVPLVGLVLNYTPFGIRLWPVVASLEGLTVALALTAAYRKLVYLRLEARVIAGG, from the coding sequence ATGAAGGAGGGAAAACTCTGGAACCTCGTCCAGGAAAGGGCAAGGAGTAGGGGGCTGCTCAACGCTTGCCTCGACCTCTACAAGGCTTGGGCTGAGGGCGAGCTAGCTCTCGAAGATCCTTCCCCACCTCTCACTCTCCCCGAGTACCTCGTGAGGCCCGACTACAGCCTTTGGCTCTGGACTCTTCTCTCCCTCGCGACCCTCACCGCCGTGGTTGTGTGGGTCACTGAGAACGGCTTCGCCCCGCTGCTGCCGCTCCGCTACGTTCTCGGCTCGATTGCCGTGCTCTTCCTCCCCGGCTACTCGCTCGTGGAGGCGCTCTACCCGAAGGCAGGCGACCTGGAGCCCCTCGAGAGGCTGGCTCTCTCGATCGGGCTCTCGCTCGCCCTCGTCCCCCTCGTGGGCCTGGTCCTCAACTATACTCCCTTCGGGATAAGGCTCTGGCCTGTCGTGGCTTCCCTCGAGGGCCTCACCGTGGCTCTCGCGCTTACAGCGGCCTACAGGAAGCTCGTTTACCTAAGGCTCGAAGCCAGGGTGATCGCGGGTGGATAA